The Arachis duranensis cultivar V14167 chromosome 2, aradu.V14167.gnm2.J7QH, whole genome shotgun sequence genome has a window encoding:
- the LOC107473249 gene encoding putative cyclin-D6-1, translated as MDIYAGILVLSALEWRMRLITPFSFLHFFIFSTELKDPSLKYVLKEQATKIIFNAHNDIKLLEYKPSTIAASALISASCELCLKQYTMRRASIAACKYLDEDLLTKCIDLMQEMVMLTEANESTIDTSFLSIEPPVSMLERSIKRQRISYASAADTCSRFLKL; from the exons ATGGATATATATGCAGgtatttt GGTTCTTAGTGCTCTAGAATGGCGTATGAGGTTAATTacacctttttctttcttgcatttcttcatcttttcaaCGGAACTCAAAGATCCATCACTGAAGTATGTGCTTAAAGAGCAAGCTACAAAGATAATCTTTAATGCTCACAATG ACATTAAGCTTTTAGAGTATAAACCTTCAACTATTGCAGCATCTGCTCTTATCTCTGCATCTTGCGAACTATGTCTGAAGCAATATACTATGCGGAGAGCTTCAATTGCAGCTTGTAAGTATCTAGATGAG GATTTATTGACCAAGTGCATTGACCTAATGCAAGAGATGGTTATGTTGACGGAAGCGAACGAGTCAACTATTGATACAAGCTTTCTAAGCATTGAACCTCCGGTGAGCATGCTGGAGAGAAGCATTAAGCGGCAAAGAATCTCATATGCCTCTGCTGCTGACACATGTTCTAGATTTCTCAAGTTGTGA